From a region of the Podarcis muralis chromosome 16, rPodMur119.hap1.1, whole genome shotgun sequence genome:
- the SELENOM gene encoding selenoprotein M, translating into MARPRFVLLVALVVLSGSGLLRGYEPDWRRLEGLARGKVESCGGURLNRLPEAKAFINEDLPLYHNLDMKHLAGADPELILLNSHFRELERIPLSDMSRKEINELVQKLGFYRKEKPDSPVPKEFQLAPARPPPGSEGAKGEHVTESKGVAGGEL; encoded by the exons ATGGCACGTCCGCGCTTCGTGCTGCTGGTGGCGCTGGTGGTGCTCTCGGGATCAGGGCTGCTCCGCGGCTACGAGCCGGACTGGCGCCGCCTGGAGGGCCTGGCGAGAGGGAAAGTGGAG AGCTGTGGGGGATGACGGCTGAACCGCCTGCCAGAG gcgaagGCCTTCATCAATGAGGACTTGCCTCTGTA CCACAACCTTGACATGAAGCACCTCGCTGGAGCAGACCCCGAACTCATCCTGTTGAACTCGCACTTCAGAGAGCTGGAG AGAATTCCACTGAGTGATATGTCCCGCAAAGAAATCAACGAGCTGGTGCAGAAGCTGGGCTTCTACCGGAAGGAGAAACCCGATTCGCCTGTTCCCAAAGAGTTCCAGCTTGCACCTGCCCGGCCGCCCCCTGGTTCAGAAGGCGCCAAGGGAGAGCATGTGACGGAGAGCAAAGGGGTTGCGGGTGGAGAACTCTAG